From the genome of Sander lucioperca isolate FBNREF2018 chromosome 1, SLUC_FBN_1.2, whole genome shotgun sequence, one region includes:
- the LOC116060263 gene encoding zinc finger protein 239-like, whose amino-acid sequence MEEEQQKPEQRSNKVPRRAAAGSASDSSGVQKRRRRGGLGHHSCQHCGKSFTTSGHLKIHQRVHTGEKPYSCEQCGADFTVLSSLKVHQRIHTGEKPYSCEQCGADFTRLSSLKVHQRIHTGEKPYSCEQCGAAFSLLSSLNSHRHVHTGEKPFWCEQCGKTFSQSGHLKIHQRIHTGEKPYSCEQCGAAFSLLSSLNSHRHVHTGEKPFWCEQCGKTFSQGGSLKIHQRIHTASS is encoded by the exons atggaggaggagcagcagaagccggagcagcggagcaacaaggtccccagaagagcagcagcaggctcGGCCTCTGATAGCAGCGGTGTTCAG aaacggagaagaagagggggACTTGGACATCACAGCTGTCAGCACTGTGGCAAGTCCTTCACAACATCTGGACatttaaagattcatcagagagttcacactggagagaaaccgtacagctgtgaacaatgtggggcAGATTTCACAGTGTTGAGTAGTCTTAAAGTCcaccaacgcattcacactggagagaaaccATACAGCTGTGAACAATGCGGGGCAGATTTCACAAGGTTGAGTAGTCTTAAAGTCcaccaacgcattcacactggagagaaaccATACAGCTGTGAACAATGCGGAGCAGCATTCTCACTGTTATCTAGCTTAAACTCCCACCGAcatgttcacactggagagaagcctttctggtgtgaacaatgtgggaaaactttttctCAGAGTGGTCACCTTAAAATAcaccaacgcattcacactggagagaaaccATACAGCTGTGAACAATGCGGAGCAGCATTCTCACTGTTATCTAGCTTAAACTCCCACCGAcatgttcacactggagagaagcctttctggtgtgaacaatgtgggaaaactttttctCAGGGTGGTAGCCTTAAAATAcaccaacgcattcacactgcctcCTCCTGA